A region of Anolis carolinensis isolate JA03-04 unplaced genomic scaffold, rAnoCar3.1.pri scaffold_7, whole genome shotgun sequence DNA encodes the following proteins:
- the LOC134293106 gene encoding neuferricin yields the protein MRGLAWPGLLAAAALGAAWAWAWLFWGRGFEARAGPTVLLRAEELRRFSGEEGSAGLYLALLGEVFDVSSGRRHYGPGGAYSFFAGRDASRAFATGDFSPSGLTDDLAGLSPSEALAIQEWLHFYRKNYAPVGKVSGRFYDAGGAATEALHHAEALAAEGGRLRAEQEEHKRHFPPCNAEWSAGGGGGGGGGSRVWCSKHSGGVSRDWSGVPRRLQEAGSVHGRCVCVQEEHAVGGPGLEVYEGCPPFAHSCAVKG from the exons ATGCGAGGCCTAGCCTGGCCTGGTCTTTTGGCGGCGGCGGCGCTGGGCGCGGCCTGGGCCTGGGCCTGGCTCTTCTGGGGCCGCGGGTTCGAGGCCCGCGCGGGGCCGACCGTCCTGCTCCGCGCCGAGGAGCTCCGCCGCTTCTCCGGGGAGGAAGGCAGCGCCGGGCTGTACCTGGCCCTCCTGGGAGAAGTCTTCGACGTGAGCAGCGGGCGCAGGCACTACGGGCCCGGAGGGGCCTACAGCTTCTTCGCAG GGAGAGACGCCTCCCGAGCGTTTGCCACGGGCGACTTCAGCCCCTCGGGCCTGACCGATGACCTGGCCGGACTCTCGCCCTCCGAGGCCCTGGCCATCCAGGAGTGGCTGCACTTCTACCGGAAGAACTACGCGCCCGTCG GCAAGGTGTCCGGACGCTTCTACGATGCCGGTGGTGCCGCGACGGAGGCCCTGCACCACGCGGAAGCCCTGGCGGCGGAAGGAGGGCGCCTGCGGGCCGAGCAGGAGGAGCACAAGCGGCACTTCCCGCCTTGCAACGCCGAGTGGAgcgccggaggaggaggaggaggaggaggagggagccgcgtCTGGTGCTCCAAACACAG CGGCGGCGTTTCTCGCGACTGGAGCGGCGTCCCCCGGAGGCTGCAGGAGGCGGGATCGGTGCACGGGCGTTGCGTGTGCGTGCAGGAGGAGCACGCCGTGGGGGGGCCCGGCCTGGAGGTGTACGAGGGGTGCCCCCCCTTTGCCCATTCCTGCGCCGTGAAGGGATGA